Below is a genomic region from Drosophila kikkawai strain 14028-0561.14 chromosome X, DkikHiC1v2, whole genome shotgun sequence.
aaataaaaaaacaataatatataAGTTTATAATATGTTTTTTCAAAGTAAATGCAAAAAATCCAACTCACGGTCCACTGTAGTTGCTGGGATACTTGGCCATAATGGCCTGGCTGGCATCCTTTTTCTCATTCCACCAGGCATTCACCGAGTCTCTGATTAGCTTGGCCATCGCAGTGGTGCTTATATCGCCGCTAGAGCCAAAGAGGGCCAGATTCTGACCACTGGCCTTGAAGGTCTTGGTGTTGTGGCAGGCATCGTGTTTCATCTCGCACTGCTTCACATTGAGGGCAGCCAGCGTGGCCAGCTCGTTGTTCCAACGCATGGTGGCCATTCGCTTGGCGGGCTTGTATTTGGTCAACTTGCCGCTGGCCAGGTTGTTCCTTAAGGTATTGTGCAGCTTCACGATGAGAGTCTTCTGCTTGGCATTGAAGTTCACCGCCCTGGGAGCGGGACTCGTGGAGCAGTTGGATGAAAAGGCCTAAAGAAGATCAGGAGGGTATCAGAAGAGATCCACGAGTGAATTCTTAGGCTTACTTACCCCATTATTATTGCAGGCAATGTGCTGGGCGGTGCCGCATAGCGAGGAGTCACAGTAGTCGGTGGCTCCTTGCACCAGAGCCAGCGGTATCAGGGCCAAAAGCAGTCGCAACATCTCTAGATATAGTGCCTTCTGGCCATGGCATAATGGCTCAATACCTTTTATAGCCTCCACTTCTtggagagagaaaaaataaacccaCAATGGCCATTGTTTAATTCCGGCAGGTgtgtataatatttaattacccCTTTTGTGCGATTTATCTCAATATTTGCCCTCtttcaactttattttcaGCAGCGTGCCACCTGTATTTGTGGCAATCTCAACTCACCGAAGATTTTGGCGCTGTCAATGCACTTGGAGCTATATAGATAGAAGATATATACGATATTCTATATGCTCTTGTGTCTATATTTACTCGATACACTTAAGTTTAGAACACCCGAAGGGGATTCACGCTTAAAAACTGCTCGGCGCTCTTGGTagattacaaaaacaaatcataTGTGTTGTTCTGAAATTTCTTTCCttaattgcttaaaaaaaattgttactAAAAGAACAtgttaacattttaaagataatTCTTAAATGTATACgtgttcatgtgtgaacaGTTACTTACCCGATATGAAAGATACCCCTTGCTTGATtccacaaataaaaaaaccctTGAACATGTGTAtacatattcatatatatatatatattcacatatatatatatttatatatatttgacaTATTTGATATGCTGCCATTTTTGAAGTATTTTTTTAGTAGGGTTCTTCTGTTCTTACAAGGTAGTTTTGTCAACTTTACAAGTAGTTGCTCATACATTCAATACAAATTTTGCAAtttcataatatatatatatgtatgtatatgcttgtatgtatgtaggtcCTGCCGGATGTTGTCAACATAACTTTTGTGTAGATCTAGGACAGGCGGTGGCTGTCTCATtgcatataatattttattttttgccctTGCTTAGCTTTCTTTTTGGTaccgaaaaataaatagataaatgTTCTCTTTGCAACCTCTCTCTATTctctgtgtatatatatatatatatatataggtatttATTCCAGCTGGTTGACTCTGCATAAGTTTATATATCCGATCTGCGCTATATATACTTATTTGCATAAGAAGTTTATCTGTGGGCTGTGTTTGCAGTTCTTGCTGTAGCTTGTGTCTcgttaattaataatatttagcgGACTTGATAAATTTCACACACAAAATAtggatttgtttgtttacatttctctagaatatatatatatattatatacttgTATTGTTTGCacagtttgtttttgttatttatttgtttgtttctcGTTTGGTTTCTGTTTGGGCTTGGGCTTAGGAttcggttttattttgtttctatTTTCTCGGGGCAACAATATCAAGAATATGTTTTTGTCTCTTTGCATTCCTTAAAGACCTAGTAGTTGTAAATCATAATATTCATTTTTTCCTTACTTTCTCCTCCCTTTATATCAAATGgtttatgtacatacatgaTTTGCAGTCGATAGGAAACGTAGCCTATGTAGCTGTTGGAATATTTCCTTCAAGGactaaagagagagagagaaaagtgCAATCAAAGAGAGCAAGTTATGGGTTTGTTCTCTCCtgctctcactctctctctctctctctctctcttgcatAAGACAAAGACTCTTAAAGCCTCATGATGCGTAACGCTCTCAAATTTGTGCGGGCTCGTTACGCATCTTGCTTATGAACAACTTCCCAAACTGACAAAAGTCGAGAGTAAAAACTAAGGCTTATGAGTTATAGACTGGTATTAGCTTTAGCAAATGAATTAAGTGTTAGTTGTGCAGCTGCCATCATGGAGGCGACTTCAAGTCAGCCCCCTCTCTCGTGTAACTTAAAGTAGAAAATTCGCAATATCATATATCATGGAATATACACAAAAGCTAAGCATGTGGCCAGCTTTTCGTTTACATAGAATGGCACACGGGGACGCTAGGCGTGGCAAccgaaaaaggggaaaaagggacttaaaaaaaaacaaagaagagaCTTTTTTGCAATCCTCTCTTTCAGCTCAATGTGTGCCGCAGTCtctgtatattttattaggTTTATTTACAAAACTTGTCATGCAATTAATTCGCttcaaaatacacacacatataatATAGTATATGGTATAAATAACAGATGGGAGTCCTTAGGAGGTCCTAAGCGCACTAAATGATGAATACATGGTCTTACACATATCGCGAAATATAGATTAagtttgctttgctttgcGGGATATAGTAACTGGAAACGCTTAACTGGATGTACGTGCTGCTTACTAGCtacagatatatatgtattatatatatatagatctCAACTGCATATACTATGTATACGAGAGTCTCGCTAATACCTAAGGGGCATTACGTcatatgtatatgcatatATTCTAGCTTTAGGTttacatgtatgtatgctttttgttaattaatagaCACCATTTTGCATTTGTAGCAATAACAACGTTTCGAGTTTCTCATTTTTCACTTCCCCCTCTTAAGTACTTTCAATCTTTACTCTCTACTCCAGCTCTTCCGCCTGCGCCTGATTCTGGGATTGGgtctgcgactgcgactgtgCCGGcgatggcggcggcggcggcccaAACTTACTGGTTATCTTGTGCGAGGCATTGACAATGGCCAGCTCCTGCTTGGAGTCCAGATCGCAGTCATAGAGCCCGCTCAGCGAGTCCAGGCTGAGCAGGCGCGAGCTGGCCCGGCTGGACACCGAGGTGTCGTCCACATCGGGTGCATTGTACAGGGAATTGACGTCCGACAGAGCGCCCTCGGCATCGGTCAGCCCGGCCTCATTCAGCAGGGAGATGTTCTCCAGGCCGGGCTCATCGGTTATGTAGCCAGTTGACTCGGCTCCACCTGTTGGGAGAAGGTTTGGAATTTAAGATTTGCACTTGACTCTGGAGACTCCTATTTATCGTTAGCTCACCTGTGGCCTCCTCGCGGCAATCGTCGTCCGACCACTCCGATTGGCTCTCCAAGGGATTCGAGTCCATGGACTGATGGTTGAGGTGCGCCGCTCCATACTTTAGCTCGTCGTTTATCACATTGGCCTCCAGGCCATACCCTGCCGCATCCCTGCGATCCCGATCCCGTTGCTGTTCCtgctcctcgtcatcgtcatcgtcgttTTGTGGCCTGTGGCCGAGGTCCGAGGGCCTTTGTTGGCGCTTCTGGCGGACATCGCGACCCACTTCATCGTCTTCAAACTCCTCGTCGGCCAGGTTGTCCTCGGTATCGTCACGCtcgtcctgctcctgcttctgcaaATGGTTatatcgctgctgctgctgctgatgctgctgttgcctctgttggtggtggtgatggtggtggtagCGTggatgccgctgctgctgggtcACTCCATCCAGACCGTCCAGGCTCTCGTGGCTGTACTGCAGCTCCTTGGAGCGTGGTCGCTGGCGGTGTgacctctgctgctgctgctgctgctccttgatCGAGTGCATCTCCAGCAGGGCCAGGGCCTGAATCTGCTGGTTGCGATTCTCGTGCAGAATCTCGCAGGATTCCGTGTCCGAGGTTTGCCTGCAACAAGGAGTCACCTTAACTTATAGCTCATGGTTTCAGGGATTCAAGAGAGGAACTACAACTAGGTTAGGGAGCAACCAGAAGCCACCGGTTATGAAAGCGGCGAACCCCACACCACATGACTTTCAATGGGAATATGGAATGGAAGCGGCTCACGCGTGTCATGGCCAGTGATGGGTGGCAGATCCACCTTGCTCCTCCCATCACTGATCTCATGGCCATACTCACATTTGGCTCGACTCCGAGGGATTCTTGTTGCGCGTTATCTCCTTGATGGCCTCCAAGCCCACCGGATGTTTGGCAATCATGAAGCTGCTGCTTCCGGGCAGCAACTTGCCAGACACCAGTTCGTGCTCCAGGTGCTCCAtgtgctcctgctgctgttgctgctgcttgtggccgccgttgttgttgcccgTGTTCGAattgctgccactgccaccacTGATATTGccattgctgctgccgctgccactaGCACTGACACTTCCACTGCCATTGCCCGCCCCCGAACCGGATCCTGCTGGCCCATGGCCATTGCTTGAGCTCAGCCGGCCGTTGCTCAGGGAGTAGCTCATGTCGCGGCTGCCATTGCTGGTCGTGTGATCCGTGGTGGCAGCCGCCAGACAGCGGGCTCGCGTCGACTCGTTCAGCAGACGCTGCAGCTCCCGCTCGAAGGGTGACTTGGTGGCGGTGATGGCACTGACCACACCCGTTGCCGATGTGGCGGTCACCACCTTGGGATCGCCCTTGCCGTTCTGCTGGGCAttgctcgtcgtcgtcgtggtcGTGTTGCTGGTGGTGTGCTGTCCCTGACCCTGGCTCTCGGCTGTGGAGCTCAGCTCAAAGTCATGCAGCTGCTCCACCACCGGTGAGGTGGGATCCACCTGGATGTCGCAGGGATAGAGCCATTGCAGGGGATTGACCAGACCGTTGCGCTGCGGCAAATGCTGGGCGAGATGCTGCAGGTGCTGCAGGTGATGCAGTTGGCCGCCATTGGGAAGccgtggcggcggcggcggatttTCATCACAATCGCCCTCGCCCTCGGTGGTCTTCGAGTAGCTCTCATCCGAGCTGCTCATCGAGGGCGAGTGTGGCCGCGAGCTAAGATCGTCCGTGGAGGACATGTCCCGACTCTCCTCCAGCTCTGCCGGC
It encodes:
- the LOC108071673 gene encoding venom allergen-1-like; the encoded protein is MLRLLLALIPLALVQGATDYCDSSLCGTAQHIACNNNGAFSSNCSTSPAPRAVNFNAKQKTLIVKLHNTLRNNLASGKLTKYKPAKRMATMRWNNELATLAALNVKQCEMKHDACHNTKTFKASGQNLALFGSSGDISTTAMAKLIRDSVNAWWNEKKDASQAIMAKYPSNYSGPQIGHFTAMAQEKNTHCGCAAAFYVKDGWSYYLMACNYATTNWIGQPVYQAGTKASGCKKGANANYTGLCKLTEVYNV